A single window of Triplophysa dalaica isolate WHDGS20190420 chromosome 14, ASM1584641v1, whole genome shotgun sequence DNA harbors:
- the slc38a8a gene encoding putative sodium-coupled neutral amino acid transporter 8a, translating to MEELAIESISLLTKSSLDTDGQKLGSLGAIFIMLKSALGAGLLIFPWAFEKAGGIHFAVTVELISLVFLISGLVILGYSSSISGQNTYQAVVTYMCGPSLGKLCEICYVFNLFIISVAFLVIVADQLETLCISMYELITGLPESEMPYHWYTDQRFALFLLCLFLIFPLSVPKEISIQKYTSVIGTFAAAYLTVAIIVKYHTRPVHEINLSPLYSSGISSWASMFSVVPTICFGFQCHEACIAVYSSMKNRKLSHWVFISVVSMFICLIIYSLTGIYGYLTFGKNVAPDILMSYSGRDVTMIIARVLFGISIITIYPIIVLLGRSVIQDPLLKRRRKHTVVTESYESRTRFALTTVWVSVTFLIAVLVPDISKVISVVGGISAFFIFIFPGLCLIFAVQSGSVSPTLRYLLITWGMITLFCGAYIFGQSTSIAMMQLINEL from the exons ATGGAAGAACTGGCAATAGAAAGCATCAGCTTGTTAACAAAATCCTCGCTGGACACAGATGGACAAAAATTAGGTTCTTTAGGAGCGATTTTCATCATGCTCAAGTCCGCGCTGGGGGCAGGACTTCTTATCTTCCCCTGGGCGTTTGAGAAGGCTGGAGGAATTCATTTCGCTGTCACCGTGGAACTG ATTTCTCTTGTGTTCCTCATCAGTGGTCTGGTCATCCTGGGCTATTCGTCTTCTATAAGTGGACAAAACACATATCAGGCTGTGGTCACTTACATGTGCGGTCCTTCCCTAGGCAAGCTCTGTGAGATCTGCTATGTCTTCAATCTCTTCATCATATCTGTTGCTTTCCTGGTCATAGTGGCTGACCAGCTTGAGACAT TGTGTATCTCCATGTATGAGTTAATCACGGGCTTGCCAGAATCTGAGATGCCGTACCACTGGTACACAGACCAGAGATTTGCCCTGTTTCTCCTATGTCTCTTTCTCATTTTTCCTCTCTCTGTACCTAAGGAGATTAGCATACAGAAATATACTAG TGTTATTGGAACTTTTGCAGCCGCCTATCTCACTGTAGCCATCATTGTGAAATACCACACGAGGCCGGTCCATGAGATCAATCTGTCACCTCTTTACAGCAGTGG aatcaGCTCATGGGCTTCAATGTTCAGCGTTGTCCCGACTATCTGCTTTGGCTTTCAG TGTCATGAGGCCTGTATTGCTGTCTACAGTAGTATGAAGAACAGGAAGCTATCACACTGGGTCTTCATTTCTGTGGTGTCCATGTTCATCTGCCTCATCATCTATTCTCTTACTG GAATCTATGGGTATCTGACGTTTGGAAAGAATGTTGCTCCTGATATTCTGATGTCGTACAGTGGGCGCGATGTAACAATGATCATCGCCAGGGTGCTGTTCGGGATCTCAATCATTACAATTTATCCTATCATTGTCCTGCTTGGAAG ATCTGTGATTCAAGATCCGTTGTTAAAGCGCCGACGCAAACACACAGTGGTGACTGAATCCTACGAAAGCCGAACTCGTTTTGCCCTGACCACAGTATGGGTCTCAGTCACATTTCTCATTGCAGTCCTCGTTCCAGACATCAGCAAAGTGATCAGTGTGGTTGGGGGAATCAGTGCTTTCTTCATCTTTATATTTCCAG gacTTTGCCTGATATTTGCTGTACAGTCAGGGTCAGTTTCTCCTACACTGAG atATCTTCTTATTACATGGGGAATGATCACACTTTTCTGTGGTGCCTATATCTTTGGACAGAGTACTTCAATCGCAATGATGCAACTCATAAATGAACTCTAA
- the mbtps1 gene encoding membrane-bound transcription factor site-1 protease, which translates to MMVNKPKRTTGVMIPGLCLLWGMLVVQFSLVGTEEKNGPFSTPFPPSLDADAFLNPNCSQFTLKLGFSTKVVKHEYIVAFNGYFTAKARKHFISRALRDVDVVNWRIVQRDNPASDFPSDFEVVEIRQEARSSLLTLQDHPYIKRVTPQRMVLRSLKLVDSGTDGGSQCNDTRWVQKWQSWQSSRPLRRTSLSLSSGFWHATGRHSSRRLLRAIPRHVAQILQADVLWQMGHTGSGVKVAVFDTGLSEKHPHFKNVKERTNWTNEKTLDDGLGHGTFVAGVIASMRECQGFAPDSELHIFRVFTNNQVSYTSWFLDAFNYAILKKIDVLNLSIGGPDFMDHPFVDKVWELTANKVIMVSAIGNDGPLYGTLNNPADQMDVIGVGGIDFEDNIARFSSRGMTTWELPGGYGRVKPDIVTYGSGVRGSGLKEGCRSLSGTSVASPVVAGAVTLLASTVLNRELINPASMKQALIASARRLPGVNMFEQGHGKLDLLRAYQILNSYKPQASLSPSYIDLTECPYMWPYCSQPIYYGGMPTIVNVTILNGMGVTGRIVDKPIWQPYIPQNGDYVDVAVSYSPVLWPWAGYLAVSISVAKKAASWEGIAQGHVMVTVASPAENDSAIGGEMTSTVKLPVKVKIVPTPPRSKRVLWDQYHNLRYPPGYFPRDNLRMKNDPLDWNGDHIHTNFRDMYQHLRSMGYFIEVLGAPITCFDASQYGTLLMVDSEEEYFPEEITKLRRDIENGLSLIIFSDWYNTSVMRKVKFYDENTRQWWMPDTGGANVPALNDLISLWGMAFSDGLYEGDFTMADHDMYYASGCSIARFPEDGIVIGHTLKDQGLEVLKQETAVVENVPVLGLYQTPIEGGGRIVLYGDSNCIDDSHRQKDCFWLLDALLQYTSYSMTPPSLMHSKNRMVPPTGADRPLPQRLEGNHLYRYSKVLEAHLGDPKPRPLPACPHLSWAKPQPLNETAPSNLWKHQKLLSVDLDKVVLPNVRPYRPQVRPLSPGESGAWDIPGGIMPGRYNQEVGQTIPVFAFLGAMVVLSFFVVQLTKGKNKPKRRKPRVKRPLYLQQQSQQTPSRNPSV; encoded by the exons AATACATCGTTGCGTTTAACGGTTACTTCACAGCCAAGGCTCGAAAGCATTTCATCAGCAGAGCCCTGCGAGATGTGGATGTGGTGAACTGGCGCATAGTGCAGCGGGACAATCCCGCCAGCGATTTCCCCAGCGACTTTGAGGTGGTGGAGATACGGCAGGAGGCCCGCAGCAGCCTGCTCACCCTCCAGGATCACCCTTACATTAAGAGAGTGACGCCTCAGCGCATGGTTCTTCGCAGCCTAAAACTGGTTGATT CGGGGACTGATGGAGGATCCCAATGCAATGACACGCGCTGGGTTCAGAAGTGGCAGTCATGGCAATCATCAAGGCCGCTTAGGAGGACcagtctgtctctgagctcTGGTTTCTGGCATGCCACAGGCAGACACTCCAGTAGGCGTCTTCTACGGGCCATCCCCAGACACGTCGCCCAGATACTGCAGGCAGATGTGCTCTGGCAGATGGGacacactg GCTCCGGAGTGAAGGTAGCTGTATTTGACACTGGGCTGAGTGAGAAGCATCCCCACTTTAAGAATGTTAAGGAAAGAACCAACTGGACCAATGAGAAAACACTGGATGATG GGTTGGGTCACGGTACCTTTGTGGCTGGAGTTATTGCCAGCATGAGAGAATGCCAGGGCTTTGCTCCTGATTCAGAGCTACATATCTTCAGGGTTTTTACCAATAACCAG GTATCCTACACTTCCTGGTTCTTAGATGCCTTCAACTATGCCATCCTGAAAAAGATTGATGTCTTAAACCTCAGTATAGGGGGGCCAGACTTCATGGACCATCCGTTTGTAGATAAG GTTTGGGAGCTCACGGCCAACAAGGTGATCATGGTGTCTGCTATTGGCAATGATGGTCCATTGTACGG GACCCTGAACAATCCTGCGGATCAGATGGATGTTATTGGTGTGGGAGGGATTGATTTTGAGGACAACATTGCCAGGTTCTCATCTCGTGGCATGACTACATGG GAACTGCCGGGTGGCTATGGCAGGGTGAAGCCTGACATCGTGACTTATGGCTCGGGTGTACGCGGCTCTGGGTTGAAGGAAGGCTGTCGTTCTCTCTCGGGCACCAGTGTTGCATCACCTGTGGTGGCTGGAGCTGTCACACTGCTTGCTAG CACTGTATTGAACAGAGAGTTGATAAACCCAGCCAGCATGAAACAAGCTCTGATCGCGTCAGCTCGCAGGCTGCCGGGGGTCAACATGTTTGAGCAAGGCCATGGCAAACTCGATCTGCTCCGAGCCTACCAGATCCTTAACAGCTACAAGCCACAAGCCAG TTTGAGTCCTAGCTACATAGACCTGACCGAGTGCCCGTACATGTGGCCCTACTGTTCTCAACCCATTTACTACGGCGGCATGCCAACTATTGTCAACGTGACCATTCTAAATGGTATGGGCGTGACGGGAAGGATTGTGGACAAG cCCATCTGGCAGCCGTACATTCCTCAGAATGGGGATTATGTAGACGTTGCAGTATCTTACTCGCCAGTGCTCTGGCCCTGGGCTGGATACCTGGCTGTCTCAATATCTGTGGCCAAGAAAGCTGCATCATGGGAAGGCATCGCTCAGGGTCATGTCATGGTCACGGTTGCATCGCCAGCAGAGAATGAT TCAGCAATAGGTGGTGAGATGACATCCACGGTGAAACTACCAGTGAAGGTGAAGATTGTTCCCACTCCCCCACGCAGTAAAAGGGTCCTGTGGGATCAGTACCATAACCTTCGCTACCCCCCTGGATACTTTCCCAGAGACAACCTGCGCATGAAGAACGATCCTCTTGACTG gaatggtGATCATATTCATACCAACTTTAGAGACATGTACCAGCACCTTCGGAGCATGGGCTATTTTATTGAGGTCTTGGGGGCACCAATCACATGCTTCGATGCCAGTCAGTATG GGACCTTGCTGATGGTGGACAGTGAGGAAGAATATTTCCCAGAAGAGATCACCAAGTTGAGAAGAGACATAGAAAATGGGCTGTCTCTCATAATTTTTAGTGACTGGTACAATACATCAGTCATGAGAAAAGTCAAGTTTTATGATGAGAACACCAG GCAATGGTGGATGCCGGACACAGGGGGCGCTAATGTGCCAGCACTGAATGACCTGATCTCTTTGTGGGGTATGGCCTTTAGTGATGGCCTATATGAGGGAGACTTTACAATGGCAGATCATGACA tGTATTATGCCTCTGGGTGCAGCATCGCTCGTTTTCCAGAAGATGGGATTGTTATTggtcataccttaaaggatCAAG GACTGGAGGTCTTGAAACAAGAGACTGCAGTTGTGGAAAATGTGCCGGTGCTTGGACTGTACCAAACACCCATTGAAGGGGGAGGACGCATAGTACTCTACGGAGACTCCAACTGCATCGATGACAGTCACAGACAGAAAG ACTGTTTTTGGCTTCTGGATGCTCTGCTGCAATACACCTCTTATAGCATGACTCCACCCAGCCTCATGCACTCTAAAAACAGAATGGTGCCCCCTACAGGCGCAGACAGGCCATTACCACAAAGACTGGAAG GTAATCACCTCTACCGTTACTCCAAAGTGCTGGAGGCTCATCTGGGTGACCCTAAGCCACGTCCACTGCCTGCATGCCCTCATCTGTCTTGGGCTAAACCCCAACCACTTAATGAAACTGCTCCCAG CAATCTGTGGAAGCACCAGAAGCTTCTGTCAGTTGACCTGGACAAGGTGGTTTTGCCTAATGTGAGGCCTTATCGGCCTCAGGTTCGACCCTTGTCTCCTGGGGAAAGTGGAGCTTGGGACATCCCAGGAG GAATAATGCCAGGCCGCTATAATCAAGAAGTAGGCCAGACCATCCCAGTGTTTGCATTTCTTGGTGCCATGGTCGTGCTTTCCTTCTTCGTGGTGCAGTTGACCAAGGGCAAGAACAAACCCAAGCGTAGGAAACCCAGAGTGAAACGGCCACTTTACCTTCAACAACAGTCACAACAAACCCCCAGCCGAAACCCCTCAGTTTGA